AGGAGTTGAAGACGTACAAGCGCATCCTGGTGATCATTTCCCACTCGCAGGACTTCCTGAACGGCGTGTGCACGAACATCATCCACATGACGCAGAAACGGCTGAAGTACTACACCGGTAACTACGAGCAGTTTGTCAAGACCCGGCTCGAGCTGCTCGAGAACCAGATGAAGCAGTACAACTGGGAGCAGGACCAGATCGCACACATGAAGAACTACATTGCACGGTTCGGGCACGGTTCGGCCAAGCTCGCCCGTCAGGCACAATCGAAGGAAAAGACGCTCGCAAAGATGGTGGCGCAAGGATTGACCGAGAAGGCGGTGGACGAGAAGCAGCTCAACTTTTGCTTCCCGTCTTGTGGTACCATTCCACCGCCGGTGATTATGGTGCAAAACGTTAACTTCCGGTATAACGACGCGACACCGTACATCTACAAAAATCTAGAGTTCGGTATCGATCTGGACACGCGGCTGGCCCTGGTCGGTCCGAACGGAGCGGGTAAGAGTACGCTGCTGAAGCTTCTATACGGTGATCTTGTGCCGACGGCCGGTATGATTCGTAAGAACTCCCATTTGCGCATTGCCCGGTACCATCAGCATCTGCACGAACTGCTCGACATGGACGCTAGCCCACTGGATTACATGCTGAAAAGCTTCCCGGAGGTAGTGGAGCGCGAAGAAATGCGCAAGATTATCGGTCGGTACGGGTTAACGGGGCGCCAGCAGGTGTGTCCGATACGGCAATTGTCCGATGGACAACGGTGCCGTGTAGTGTTCGCTTATCTCGCTTGGAAGAAACCccacctgctgctgctggacgaACCTACGAATCATTTGGATATGGAAACGATCGATGCCTTAGCGGAAGCGATTAACGATTTCGAGGGTGGCCTGGTGCTCGTTAGTCACGATTTCCGACTGATTAACCAGGTGGCGGAAGAGATCTGGGTGTGCGAGAAGGGCACGGTTACCAAGTGGAACGGAAACATTCTCGACTACAAGGAGCATCTGAAGAAGAATATCGCCAAGGAGGCCCGAATCGCCAACGCATCGGCCAAATGAGGCGTGTGTCCACCCAAAGGAAGGGCACCAATTTCCTTCACTCTCATCATCCCTGTCATCTCTTTATCGATGAACTCACTCGCACAGTTCATACAACTCCTAAATTCACTTCATCTGCTGGGGACCGGAACCGGAAATCAAAAGATTTATCCCGTGTTAGAGAAGCTTTCTCACAAATTTTATTTCGAAACGGCTATTTTTCATCCCCTATTTCAACACTAATCAATCTACAATCTATAACAACACGCCAGTGGGCGACGAAATGCAGCCAACCGTAATAGAAATAGCCAAATTCTTGAAGCACTGCTTTAACGAAAAAGATATCACGATAAAATTCTAGTAAACAGCAAAAAGTTGCAGCAAACCACAACCAAAATCCTAAAAACACCACCCAAGGGCTTTAGTTTAAAGCGCGGTTTTAAGCCCGATCTAGATAACAAACAATTGTTGTATCCCgctacaataaaacaaaactcaacaaAGCGCAGCAGAAAAGGGCTAACACGATAGACAGGCAAGGCAGGCGCGTGTGTGTTAAACGCCACAAGACCAGGACGGAGTTACGTATATAATTGGTAATTTATTGAACTATGTATTGCTCTACTGtggtttatatttttaaactatcttatacacaaacacacacacacaccaacgtTATAAGTATGCATAAACGTATAGAAACTGCAATAAATTGTATCCAAatatgtttttctctctccttccTTCAATCAATCTCTTCGCTGGTACTCCGCTGGCTACTCCTACCTTCTTCCTTACACTCTATCTTCATCCTTTAATGCTCCAAATTTGGTTTTCTTCTTAGAACAAGGATACTACAAAAGGGAATGCAGgcatcagttttttttgttcattaattgagaaaaataaacatatgaaGCAAGCGAACACGTGCTTGTAGTgagaattctaccagaagatGAATGATCGACAAATCCTGGGCTCGTTACTAGGCCATCGGAACAACTTCATACCGAAGGAGAACGATTGTCACTGTAAGCAAAAGGATGTGGACAATACTCAAATGAGAAGCAAACCGTGATATTCGAAAGGATTCCAAAGTTCATATAAGATATATAACATAGACGAACTATTCGGCGTTAAGTTCATCAGGTAAGTAGGAGGAAACAATTATCAACGCCATTTTACAGGCGAAGGTGAACGGAAATCATTCAAAGCTTACTGCTAACGTTTGATAAGCTAATTTCTGCAATATAGAACTTACATAGCTCCGGTGCGAACCAGCATCTCTGAGACATAGGCCTTGTCCAAAACATTCAAATCTCTCTTTCCCGTGAAAGAGAAGACGATGATCAGAAGGTTTGTTGGCCCCTTATATGTGGAGTGACTCGCTAGCCTCCGGTGGGCTGctcatgtcattagaatgacaccagaCGACTCTCGGcgtaaaattgtttttctacTAAACACAGTTAAAATATTCAGCATGATGTGAAagtgacacaaaaaaaacacatgtttATTTTAGATACAACAAACGACACACATTCTAAAGTGTTAaacgaacaaatattttatgtattttacaACGAGCCAGCAGCTTCTATCGCAACCGAACGATCCCGATTGGTTCTTTTCGAGCCACGGTTATTGCCCCTGCTTTTTGTATCTTGTATCTTACACTACTTCCCATTTTTTGCAGGCCGTCCACGGCGTTTCCGCGTAGACGCGGGGTTAATTTCACCTGGCGCAAAGTAAAGAGAACATAGATTAAAAAATGTAACGCACTGCAACTAACGACGAGTTTGTACTTACTTTCTTCCGCAATCGGTTCCAAACCCATCGCGGAACGTTGGCTGGTCGCGTACACCATCGATTGATCAGAATCGGAATCTGCATGTTGATCATCGCTGGGATCATTTCGCTTACTGCTGCCGCCACGTTTTGAGCGTGTGGTCGTGGTCCGGCTAGCACGCGATCGCGTGGTTCTTACTGATGACTGATTGCTCACGTTCGATACGATCGATTCCGACTCACTATCACCGCCGACGTCAGCCACATCATGGCTTCTGCGATCCACCGATGTTCGTCGCGGTGCGCTGCTTGATCCGATCAAATCCATCGACTTCTCCAGCACTGCCAGTTGGTGTCGGGTGAGGCGACGATTTGAGGAGTATTCGGAGAGCATCGGAGCAGTCACCTGTTGCGTATCCGAAGAAGTGCCAGCGGTTGATTCCGGTGGTTGTAGCGTTTTGGCCAACTTTCTCGTACGCATACTGCGCCGCGTGCTGCTAGCCGTGGAGCTTGCAAACGATCGTTCCGATGGTTCTTGCTGTTCATCCACAGACTCCTTCGTAGGAGTGTTCGCAACGGATTCGGGTTGGGTTTCCGGTTCGTTGGATGCTTGCGACGTACGGCGCGATCGTTTCTGTGGCGTACCACTGCCGGCAAATAGCTCTTTTACCATCGATGATGCCCGTGCGGAACGTCGCGGAGTGAGCGGAAGCATTGGGTCCGGCGTGCCGCTCAGATTGTCTGCCGATGTAAATCGCCGACTGCGAGACAGCATCGGCGAAAGTGGAGTATTCGTTGACTCCCCTACTACTGATGTTGCACGGGTGTTGCGCCGTCTTGTCGGTGTTTGCGATTGTTCGATTGTTGTGGCCGATTTTTCCAACGCGGCCATTAGCCGTGTTTTGACGTTCGTGCGTGGTGTCGAGGTTGAGGCCTCCGCTTCATCCCGGTGTGATAAATACTGGTGTGTGCTTGTTGATGCTTGCCGCAAAGACTCTTCCTGAAGAGTAGCTTCTTGGTATTGATTGTCCATGGCATCGTGACCTGTTGACTTTGCTTTTACTGGAACCGTTGTCCCGAATTCATCAGGTTCAACACGTTCCTGGTAAGTGGACTGCTTTGCGGATCCTTCATTAGCTACTTCATCATCTGAAACTCGCAAATCAACTTCCATTTCGTCACCTTCCAATTCTCCTGCTTTTACCTCGCCCGAAGATTGCGCTTCCTGTACGTCTCGCGTTGTAACGTCTTCATCACTCTTCTTCTCATCGATAACATCGCGGTCATCCTCATTCTCTTCCTCTTGATTACTGCTAACATTTTCATCTTCTACACCTACACCCCGATCGGCCAGTTCTTGCTGTCCAGCAGATAGATTTAACGCACGCGCGTCTTCCGTTAGTCCGTTCTCTTCGCCCTTACTATTCTTGCGGCTAGAACCATGGGCTTCATCCGGTTTGACGGACAAATTCATTGCCGGCACCTCAAGCTCGTGTGCATTTTTTGGTCGACCAAACAAAGCTTTCTCCTGTGTTGGAGCTGTCGGCGATGTAGGTGACGATGTGGTGGTTGCAGTACTCGGTGCGACACTCGCAACCGTCACTGATGCATTCATCGATGAGACAGCGGGAGATAGACTCGAACTAGAACTAGCCACATTATCCGGCCATTGTTCACCACCTGCGACCGAAAGATCCCGTGCAGCAATGACATCAACAGCCCCATCTGCCTCTTGCTGAGGTACAGATAAATCTTCTACTTCGGAAGATTCTGcctcaccatcaccacccccAGATGTAGTCAATCTTTCACCTTCAGTACGGTGGGTTGACGAAGATGTCGTGGGTACCTGAATGTAACCCATAGCATCATCGGGAGTTGTGCTTGCAAATGCTTCCTCTTCAAGCTGT
The Anopheles moucheti chromosome 2, idAnoMoucSN_F20_07, whole genome shotgun sequence genome window above contains:
- the LOC128310767 gene encoding ATP-binding cassette sub-family F member 2, with the translated sequence MAPDKKQKGRNKKSIPVTSTKKDDKKIANGGTNGDAASADMTEEEALCAKLDEEARINSEARACTGSLAVHPRSRDIKFSNFSITFFGCELLQDTMLELNCGRRYGLLGANGCGKSSLLSVLGNREVAIPDHIDIFHLTREIPASSKSAIQCVMEVDEERIKLEKMADALVDQEDDEAQEQLMDIYDRLDEMSADQAEAKASRILHGLGFTKEMQQKAAKDFSGGWRMRIALARALYVKPHLLLLDEPTNHLDLDACVWLEEELKTYKRILVIISHSQDFLNGVCTNIIHMTQKRLKYYTGNYEQFVKTRLELLENQMKQYNWEQDQIAHMKNYIARFGHGSAKLARQAQSKEKTLAKMVAQGLTEKAVDEKQLNFCFPSCGTIPPPVIMVQNVNFRYNDATPYIYKNLEFGIDLDTRLALVGPNGAGKSTLLKLLYGDLVPTAGMIRKNSHLRIARYHQHLHELLDMDASPLDYMLKSFPEVVEREEMRKIIGRYGLTGRQQVCPIRQLSDGQRCRVVFAYLAWKKPHLLLLDEPTNHLDMETIDALAEAINDFEGGLVLVSHDFRLINQVAEEIWVCEKGTVTKWNGNILDYKEHLKKNIAKEARIANASAK